Part of the Candidatus Beckwithbacteria bacterium genome is shown below.
TTCTATCAAGCCAATAGCTATCTTTTTTATTAATAAACTACACACGGTCTAAAGACCGTGGTTTTAATCCTTCTCTGGCATAATTTCTTTATTGTCTTTAATGTACTTTTTTATTTGTAAGTAATTGGTTTTACCTATGGTTTCAGCAAAGTAGCCATCAGCCCAAAAAC
Proteins encoded:
- a CDS encoding IS200/IS605 family transposase; this translates as FWADGYFAETIGKTNYLQIKKYIKDNKEIMPEKD